ACAGCGCGGTGGCTTTCCTCAGGAACTCCTCCCTGCTCATGGATGAGCCGAGCTTCCTCTCCTGCAGCGCCCGATCCATGGCCAGGGCTAGCCCATCGGGGCCCAGCCGGGAGCCCGCCTCCAAGTAGCGGCCAGGCCGCAGGCCGTGCCCGGCGCCCAGCGCATCCTCCAGCGCCcgcagcacagcctggcacagcctggagtccgcggagccgccgccgcccagCACGGCGAACAGCGCGTCGGCCTTGGCCGCGAACTCCAGCAGCACGCAGCAGGTGAGGACGCCGTAGCGGAACACGTCGAACGGGACGGCCTCGTGGTCGCGGCAGCGGACGCGGCGCAGAAGCGCGGCCGCCGCCtcggccggggccgccccgcgctGGCAGATGCGCCGCAGCAGCTCGCTGTAGAGCCGCCCGTCCACGCctgccgcccgccgccgcccgccgcacCCCAGCACCTCGTAGGCCGCGCCGGCGTTGCTGTCGAAAGCCGTCCTGTCGCGACAGGGCACAGACACAGAGAGGCGGCCTCGCCCCCCGCCctcgc
The window above is part of the Pseudopipra pipra isolate bDixPip1 chromosome 27, bDixPip1.hap1, whole genome shotgun sequence genome. Proteins encoded here:
- the TPGS1 gene encoding tubulin polyglutamylase complex subunit 1 → MAVRNLPARAEARSKMAAYEKRRAAAAQGPAGGSGLAEPGRVAPGGGGLAEDSAADFLLRAGVTAMVREALLKVLEARPAEPVSFLAEYFERLVPAEAAAEPPGPPQRLARALWYVRLAHHSHRTAFDSNAGAAYEVLGCGGRRRAAGVDGRLYSELLRRICQRGAAPAEAAAALLRRVRCRDHEAVPFDVFRYGVLTCCVLLEFAAKADALFAVLGGGGSADSRLCQAVLRALEDALGAGHGLRPGRYLEAGSRLGPDGLALAMDRALQERKLGSSMSREEFLRKATALFIAKVKPVE